The Nitrospirota bacterium genome has a segment encoding these proteins:
- a CDS encoding alkene reductase: protein MTTLFTPLQAGDIHIPNRIVMSPLTRARAGPTHIPNDMMVDYYSQRASSGLIMTECTMVDAHACAFIGEGGIYSPAHVDGWSRVTDAVHDRGGRIFMQIWHPGRAAHSLLNGGEQPVSSSATAIRNGGTKTPEGATPYEVPRAIRTEEMPRYVEMFRLAAQNAQRAGFDGVQIHGAHGYLVDTFLRDGVNVRTDAYGGSVPNRARFLLEVMDAVIGVWGAGRVAVRISPLVPFNDMVDSQPEMLVTYVAQELSRRTIAFLEIRHEDHALPEEQAILTIARRHFQGVLMSNGSYTRESGESMVACGAADAIVYGRPYIANPDLVERFAKQARLNEVNYDRLYGGGPDGYSDYPALAAS, encoded by the coding sequence ATGACCACGTTGTTCACCCCGCTGCAGGCCGGGGACATCCACATACCCAACCGCATCGTCATGTCGCCACTCACCAGGGCGAGAGCCGGCCCCACACACATTCCCAACGACATGATGGTGGACTACTACTCCCAACGGGCTTCGAGCGGGCTCATCATGACGGAATGCACCATGGTCGATGCCCATGCCTGCGCCTTCATCGGTGAAGGCGGCATATACAGCCCCGCGCACGTGGACGGCTGGTCACGAGTGACAGATGCCGTGCATGACAGGGGTGGCCGCATCTTCATGCAGATCTGGCATCCCGGTCGTGCCGCGCACTCGTTGTTGAACGGGGGCGAGCAACCGGTCTCCAGCAGCGCCACAGCAATTCGCAATGGTGGGACCAAGACCCCGGAGGGCGCCACGCCCTACGAAGTCCCCCGCGCGATCCGCACCGAGGAAATGCCGCGGTATGTGGAGATGTTTCGGCTCGCCGCGCAGAACGCCCAGCGGGCAGGCTTCGACGGGGTGCAAATCCATGGTGCGCACGGTTATTTGGTCGACACCTTTCTCCGTGACGGCGTCAACGTACGCACGGATGCCTATGGGGGCTCTGTGCCCAACCGAGCCCGTTTTCTGCTCGAGGTGATGGATGCCGTTATCGGCGTCTGGGGTGCCGGGCGCGTCGCGGTCCGGATCTCGCCCCTGGTCCCGTTCAACGACATGGTCGACAGCCAACCCGAAATGCTGGTGACCTATGTGGCGCAGGAATTGAGCCGACGAACGATCGCGTTCCTCGAAATACGGCACGAGGACCATGCCTTGCCTGAGGAGCAAGCCATCCTGACGATCGCCCGCCGACATTTCCAGGGGGTCTTGATGAGCAACGGGAGCTACACACGTGAGAGCGGCGAATCGATGGTGGCATGCGGAGCGGCCGATGCAATCGTGTACGGGCGTCCGTACATCGCCAACCCGGACCTGGTCGAACGCTTCGCGAAACAGGCCCGGCTCAACGAGGTCAACTATGATCGGCTCTATGGTGGTGGACCAGACGGCTACAGCGACTATCCCGCCCTGGCCGCAAGCTGA
- a CDS encoding FAD-dependent oxidoreductase, producing MKHEKRMSVAIVGGGLAGLYAARRLQALGIGFQLFEARDRLGGRILSANDMGQSSNDGFDLGPSWFWPEMHRSMAALVKELGLATFPQHRDGDVVVEQMSREEPRRYQGMPQEPPSMRFAGGTGALIQALSDTLPPEALRLGMHVRHATLTSSDILLTIVAPNGTEHEVAAEQVIFALPPRLLASSVSFTPDIEPATARRWRDTATWMAPHAKFFALYRQPFWREAGLSGTAQSLVGPLAEIHDATTASGMPALFGFLGIGADQRAVLGEGALTHACLEQLTRLFGPEAGRPYATLLKDWAADPLTATAADRSPSGHPEPTRTSWVNGVWKDRLFLAGSETSTTAPGYLAGAIAAAERAVIEIQGSRE from the coding sequence ATGAAGCACGAAAAGCGAATGTCGGTTGCCATTGTCGGAGGCGGACTTGCGGGCTTATATGCTGCGCGGCGGCTTCAGGCGCTTGGCATCGGCTTCCAACTGTTCGAGGCCCGTGATCGGCTTGGCGGTCGCATTCTCTCCGCCAACGACATGGGTCAATCTTCGAACGATGGCTTTGACCTTGGCCCTTCATGGTTCTGGCCGGAGATGCATCGAAGTATGGCGGCTCTCGTTAAAGAGTTGGGTCTTGCGACCTTTCCCCAACATCGCGATGGAGATGTGGTCGTTGAACAGATGTCGCGTGAAGAGCCGAGACGTTATCAGGGAATGCCACAAGAGCCTCCATCAATGCGTTTTGCTGGTGGAACCGGGGCATTAATTCAGGCCCTTTCCGATACGCTCCCCCCAGAAGCATTGCGGCTCGGCATGCATGTGCGCCATGCGACGCTCACCAGCTCTGATATCCTGTTAACAATCGTAGCCCCCAACGGGACTGAGCATGAAGTCGCGGCGGAGCAGGTGATCTTCGCGCTTCCACCACGCCTGCTCGCCTCATCGGTGTCCTTTACCCCTGACATCGAACCGGCCACAGCACGTCGCTGGCGCGACACGGCGACATGGATGGCGCCCCACGCGAAGTTTTTCGCGCTCTACCGGCAGCCCTTTTGGCGCGAAGCCGGGTTGTCTGGAACGGCTCAAAGCCTGGTGGGCCCTCTTGCCGAAATACATGATGCCACCACGGCCTCGGGCATGCCGGCCCTCTTTGGATTTCTTGGCATAGGCGCGGACCAGCGAGCAGTCCTAGGAGAAGGTGCGCTCACGCATGCCTGCCTTGAACAACTCACTCGACTGTTTGGACCGGAAGCCGGACGACCTTACGCCACGCTCCTCAAGGACTGGGCCGCAGATCCTCTCACTGCGACAGCAGCAGACCGTTCACCAAGCGGGCATCCCGAACCTACACGAACGTCCTGGGTGAATGGTGTCTGGAAAGACCGTCTGTTTCTTGCTGGCAGCGAAACAAGTACCACGGCGCCTGGCTACTTGGCCGGAGCCATTGCAGCAGCCGAACGGGCCGTCATTGAAATACAGGGTAGCAGGGAATAA